Proteins encoded in a region of the Vicia villosa cultivar HV-30 ecotype Madison, WI linkage group LG5, Vvil1.0, whole genome shotgun sequence genome:
- the LOC131604928 gene encoding uncharacterized protein LOC131604928, whose protein sequence is MPSYAKFLKDILSNKKKIVENETVTLSAECSAIIQNNMPPKLKDPGSFSIPCVIGKFVIDKALCDLGASVSLMPLSICEKLKLGELRPTRMSLQLADRSVKFPVGMLENVPVRIGQFYIPTDFIIMDIKEDPNIPIILGRPFLATAGAIIDVKKGKLTFEVGEEKVEFILSQFFKAPAIDDSCCFLDVIDECVKEMEKQQNTYSEVLKIPMPPIFEDDNWREEYQDNNLSECLALTPDPIPCPKKPAIELKTLPKYLRYEFLDEELERPVIVNADLGQIEIEKLLNVLRKYPTALGYNISDLKGISPSICMHRIMLEDDSKTS, encoded by the coding sequence ATGCCCTCATATGCTAAGTTCTTAAAGGATATCTTATCCAACAAGAAAAAGATAGTAGAAAACGAAACTGTTACCCTATCTGCTGAGTGTAGTGCTATCattcaaaacaacatgcctcctaAACTAAAAGACCCTGGTAGCTTCTCTATACCTTGTGTAATTGGGAAATTCGTAATAGACAAAGCCTTATGTgatttaggagccagtgttagtttaATGCCTTTATCTATTTGTGAAAAACTCAAATTAGGTGAACTAAGACCAACAAGAATGTCATTGCAATTAGCTGACCGATCTGTCAAGTTTCCCGTAGGAATGCTTGAAAATGTACCTGTTCGTATAGGACAATTCTATATTCCTACTGACTTCATAATAATGGACATTAAAGAGGACCCTAATATCCCTATTATACTAGGAAGGCCATTCTTAGCAACTGCTGGTGCCATTATAGATGTGAAGAAAGGAAAGTTAACCTTCGAGGTCGGAGAAGAAAAAGTAGAGTTCATCCTCTCCCAATTCTTCAAGGCCCCAGCCATAGATGATTCCTGTTGTTTCTTGGACGTTATTGATGAATGCGTTAAAGAAATGGAGAAACAACAAAACACCTATTCTGAAGTGTTGAAAATACCAATGCCACCTATTTTCGAGGACgataactggcgtgaggaataccaAGATAATAATCTGAGTGAATGCCTAGCATTAACCCCTGATCCTATTCCTTgccctaagaaacctgctatagaacttaaaacactacccAAATATTTAAGGTATGAATTCCTAGATGAAGAACTTGAACGACCTGTTATAGTAAACGCTGACCTTGGACAGATTGAAATTGAAAAGTTACTCAATGTCCTTAGGAAATATCCGACCGCTTTAGGCTATAACATATCTGATCTAAAGGGAATAAGCCCCTCTATCTGCATGCATCGCATTATGCTCGAGGATGACAGTAAGACCTCGTGA